One Mycolicibacterium fortuitum subsp. fortuitum genomic window carries:
- a CDS encoding RND family transporter — MLTTIARAASRCALLVMAVWVLLAGVGNIAVPQLEHVVKEQSRAFFPTDSGATRAAQRMGTLFGDSDSNNIAYVVLEADRPLGESDRSYYRALAERLRTQTPGVESVMDLWDDPAASAVFESRDRKAAYLMARLSGQLGSSTATDAVAALRGAVDLTGRPEGLRTHVTGPGASLVDEFAALDAQLARITVLTVGMIAALLLFVYRSPITAAVPLASVGLSLAVARPVVALLGEHGVIEVSVFSVALMSAMVLGAGTDYGIFLLGRYHENRRAGLAAPEALAEAYRRVAPVIAGSSATIATALFCLTFAKVSFLRSAGIPSGIGILAAMLGALTLAPAMIGWFSRRGWVEPRATRINRRWRRVGTAVARWPGPVLVTAAAVLIVCTVPLLGAKISFAELSAQPATTDSSRGYQAVHGRFPDNRLLPEIVSIQADRDLRTPAGLITIERVTRKVLEVRGIRTVQSASRPAGTPVRQGTLAYQAGQIGEQLDGTAQSALDGMSSVDTVTATIGRLDTALDGMQRGLTGAVDGLNRVGAGSQDIGAGMSGLQGNLQQVSGYADPLRQFVSANPDCAANPICAAVQKIVKPLDDAVSATGTLAGGAGALKDGATSATNSLDGAASAVATMRGALTQLRGLTTTLRSSLDTVGPQMQQMTGYLSQLSSDFAGSPEGGFYLPPRTFEDPEYQRVMDMMFSPDGHATRLLVYGDGESWGQDGADRSAEIRVAAAEALKDTPLAAGGVVDLTGVGTATAELIDYVQHDFALLVLATLVLIFVIVAGMLRSPVAGIVVLATVTISYASALGASVAIWQFGIGQPLHWAVPALAFIALVAVGADYNLLLAMRLRDEAAAGVRTATIRAFAGTGSVVTIAGIVFGLTMFAMLGASVVTIAQVGSTIGIGLMIDTLVVRTFVVPPIAVLLGRWFWWPRRTVRLVGRGQVAEPVPA; from the coding sequence ATGTTGACGACGATCGCGCGGGCGGCAAGCAGATGTGCGCTGCTGGTCATGGCGGTGTGGGTGTTACTGGCCGGCGTCGGCAACATCGCGGTGCCGCAACTCGAACACGTCGTGAAGGAGCAGTCCCGGGCGTTCTTCCCGACCGATTCGGGTGCGACCCGGGCTGCGCAACGGATGGGGACGCTGTTCGGGGATTCCGACAGCAACAACATCGCCTACGTCGTCCTCGAAGCTGATCGGCCGCTGGGGGAGTCCGACCGCTCGTACTACCGCGCCCTGGCCGAGCGGCTTCGCACGCAGACTCCCGGCGTCGAGTCGGTGATGGATCTGTGGGACGACCCGGCTGCCTCAGCCGTCTTCGAAAGCCGGGACCGCAAGGCGGCCTACCTGATGGCCAGGCTGTCCGGCCAACTGGGCAGCAGCACGGCCACCGATGCGGTCGCCGCCCTGCGCGGGGCCGTCGACCTGACCGGCCGGCCAGAGGGCCTGCGCACCCATGTCACCGGGCCGGGCGCCAGCCTGGTCGACGAATTCGCCGCTCTGGACGCGCAATTGGCGCGGATCACGGTGCTGACAGTCGGGATGATCGCCGCGCTGCTGTTGTTCGTCTACCGGTCGCCGATCACCGCGGCCGTACCACTGGCATCGGTGGGGCTGTCGCTGGCGGTCGCGCGTCCCGTGGTCGCACTGCTCGGTGAGCACGGCGTGATCGAGGTGTCCGTGTTCTCGGTGGCGTTGATGTCGGCGATGGTGCTGGGTGCCGGGACCGACTACGGCATCTTCCTGCTGGGCCGCTACCACGAGAACCGGCGCGCGGGTCTGGCGGCACCGGAGGCGCTTGCCGAGGCTTATCGCCGGGTCGCGCCGGTCATCGCCGGGTCGTCCGCCACCATCGCCACCGCGCTGTTCTGCCTCACCTTCGCCAAGGTGAGCTTTCTGCGCAGCGCCGGGATACCCAGTGGGATAGGCATTCTCGCAGCCATGCTCGGGGCGCTGACGTTGGCCCCGGCCATGATCGGCTGGTTCAGCCGGCGCGGGTGGGTCGAGCCGCGAGCCACGCGAATCAACCGGCGCTGGCGCAGGGTCGGCACCGCCGTCGCCCGGTGGCCGGGGCCGGTGCTTGTGACCGCCGCAGCCGTTCTCATCGTCTGCACGGTCCCACTGCTCGGCGCCAAGATCAGTTTCGCCGAGTTGTCCGCGCAGCCGGCCACCACCGATTCCAGCCGCGGATACCAAGCGGTGCACGGCCGTTTCCCGGACAACCGGTTGCTGCCCGAGATCGTGTCGATCCAGGCCGACCGCGATCTGCGGACCCCGGCCGGGCTGATCACCATCGAGCGGGTCACCCGAAAGGTGCTGGAGGTGCGCGGAATACGAACGGTGCAATCGGCCAGTCGGCCCGCCGGAACCCCGGTGCGCCAGGGTACGCTGGCTTATCAGGCCGGCCAGATCGGCGAACAGCTCGACGGCACAGCACAATCCGCGCTCGACGGGATGTCCTCTGTCGATACCGTGACGGCCACCATCGGTCGACTCGACACCGCGCTCGACGGTATGCAACGAGGGTTGACCGGTGCCGTAGACGGACTGAACCGGGTGGGGGCCGGTTCCCAGGACATCGGGGCGGGGATGTCCGGACTACAGGGCAACCTGCAGCAGGTGTCCGGATACGCCGACCCGTTGCGCCAGTTCGTCAGCGCCAACCCCGACTGTGCCGCCAATCCCATCTGCGCCGCGGTGCAGAAAATCGTCAAACCCCTCGATGACGCGGTCAGCGCGACGGGCACCCTGGCCGGCGGAGCAGGAGCGCTCAAAGACGGCGCCACCAGCGCCACCAACTCACTCGACGGTGCGGCCAGTGCGGTGGCGACCATGCGCGGTGCGCTGACCCAGTTGCGCGGCCTCACCACGACCTTGCGCTCCAGCCTGGACACCGTCGGCCCGCAGATGCAGCAGATGACCGGCTACCTGTCCCAGCTCAGCTCGGACTTCGCCGGCAGTCCGGAGGGTGGGTTCTACCTGCCGCCAAGGACTTTCGAAGACCCCGAATACCAGCGGGTGATGGACATGATGTTCTCCCCGGACGGCCATGCCACCCGGCTGCTCGTCTACGGCGACGGCGAGTCCTGGGGACAGGACGGCGCGGACCGTTCTGCCGAGATCCGCGTCGCCGCGGCCGAGGCACTCAAGGACACTCCGCTGGCGGCCGGCGGAGTCGTCGACCTCACCGGGGTGGGCACCGCCACCGCGGAACTCATCGACTACGTGCAGCACGATTTCGCCCTGCTCGTCCTCGCCACGCTCGTGCTCATCTTCGTGATCGTGGCGGGCATGCTGCGCAGCCCCGTCGCCGGGATCGTGGTACTGGCCACCGTCACGATCTCCTACGCGTCGGCGTTGGGAGCCAGCGTCGCCATCTGGCAGTTCGGCATCGGCCAACCGCTGCACTGGGCGGTACCGGCGCTCGCGTTCATCGCCCTGGTCGCCGTCGGCGCCGATTACAACCTGCTGTTGGCCATGCGGCTGCGCGACGAGGCCGCCGCCGGAGTGCGGACGGCGACCATCCGGGCCTTCGCCGGAACCGGCAGCGTCGTCACCATCGCGGGAATCGTGTTCGGATTGACCATGTTCGCCATGCTCGGCGCCAGTGTGGTGACGATCGCCCAGGTGGGTTCCACGATCGGCATCGGCCTGATGATCGACACCCTGGTGGTGCGGACCTTCGTGGTCCCGCCCATCGCCGTGCTGTTGGGCCGGTGGTTCTGGTGGCCGCGGCGCACCGTCCGGCTCGTCGGGCGAGGTCAGGTCGCCGAGCCGGTGCCGGCGTGA
- a CDS encoding DsbA family oxidoreductase has product MKIDVQPGTVVVFTDVVCGWSTVALHRFYAAREKAGLTEAVRVDHQLFLLEDVNEFPIPKRYLDSEIPVVGALAPEFGWKPWQGDASTWPITSLLTNEAVHAAKRQSLPAAERLDMALRHAFFTDSRPVSLLHEIIGVAQRCSGVDAGALRRDLEQGTARAEMMRGYRGHRDEVQGSPHFFLPDGSDVHNPGIELHWVGEPGAGFPVVDSDDPAAMDELVKRAAG; this is encoded by the coding sequence ATGAAGATTGATGTGCAGCCGGGAACTGTCGTGGTATTCACCGACGTGGTGTGCGGGTGGTCGACCGTGGCGCTGCACCGCTTCTACGCGGCGCGGGAGAAAGCCGGTCTGACCGAAGCAGTCCGGGTGGACCATCAACTGTTCCTGCTCGAGGACGTCAACGAGTTTCCGATCCCGAAGCGCTACCTCGACAGCGAGATTCCGGTGGTGGGCGCACTGGCACCCGAGTTCGGCTGGAAGCCGTGGCAGGGTGACGCGTCGACCTGGCCCATCACCTCGTTGCTCACCAACGAGGCGGTACACGCGGCCAAGCGGCAGTCTTTGCCGGCGGCCGAGCGGCTCGACATGGCGTTGCGGCACGCGTTCTTCACCGACAGCAGGCCGGTCTCGTTGTTGCACGAGATCATCGGGGTGGCGCAGCGGTGCTCAGGTGTCGATGCCGGAGCCTTGCGCCGTGACCTTGAGCAGGGAACGGCCAGGGCGGAGATGATGCGGGGCTATCGCGGTCACCGCGACGAAGTCCAAGGAAGTCCGCACTTCTTCCTGCCCGACGGGTCCGATGTGCACAACCCGGGCATCGAGCTGCACTGGGTGGGCGAACCGGGCGCCGGTTTCCCCGTCGTCGATTCCGACGATCCGGCGGCGATGGACGAACTCGTGAAGCGCGCCGCAGGCTAA
- a CDS encoding LLM class flavin-dependent oxidoreductase: MTDYGRPLQFGLFVTPRADMLDNTLALAALADQHLDFIAVQDHPYQAKFLDSWALMATVLARTQRVKVIPDVASLPLRPPAVLAKTAASLDVISGGRFELALGAGAFWQAIAAMGGPNRTPGEAAQALEEAVEVIRLMWSDQRSVRFQGEHYRLSGVHPGPAPAHDIQIWLGVGGPRMLRFLGTKADGWVPSNSYFPPDKLPAMQRQIDDAALAAGRDPSAIVRAYNIFGAVTRAGDAEAFRGSVAQWTDELTALSVETGMDTFLLGTADDDAAQAAVFADEIVPAVREAVARHRGD; this comes from the coding sequence ATGACCGACTATGGCCGCCCGTTGCAGTTCGGGCTGTTCGTCACACCCCGTGCCGACATGCTCGACAACACGCTGGCGCTCGCCGCACTCGCTGACCAGCACCTGGATTTCATTGCCGTCCAAGACCATCCCTACCAGGCCAAGTTCCTGGACTCATGGGCGCTGATGGCTACCGTGCTGGCCCGGACGCAACGGGTGAAGGTGATTCCCGACGTCGCCAGCCTGCCACTGCGCCCACCGGCGGTACTCGCCAAGACGGCAGCCAGCCTCGACGTCATATCGGGTGGCCGCTTCGAACTCGCCCTCGGGGCGGGCGCGTTCTGGCAAGCCATCGCGGCGATGGGTGGGCCGAACCGCACTCCGGGTGAGGCCGCACAAGCTCTGGAAGAAGCAGTCGAGGTCATCCGCCTGATGTGGTCGGATCAGCGGTCGGTTCGATTCCAGGGCGAGCATTACCGCTTGTCCGGAGTGCACCCTGGTCCGGCTCCCGCCCACGACATCCAGATCTGGCTCGGTGTCGGCGGGCCGCGCATGTTGCGTTTCCTGGGCACCAAGGCCGATGGGTGGGTGCCGTCGAACAGCTACTTTCCACCGGACAAACTACCTGCCATGCAGCGTCAGATCGACGATGCGGCACTCGCCGCCGGACGGGACCCCTCGGCAATCGTGCGGGCCTACAACATCTTCGGTGCGGTAACCCGCGCAGGCGACGCCGAGGCCTTCAGAGGGTCTGTGGCCCAGTGGACGGATGAACTGACCGCCCTGTCCGTGGAAACGGGAATGGACACGTTCCTGCTCGGCACTGCCGACGACGACGCGGCACAGGCGGCGGTGTTCGCCGACGAGATCGTTCCCGCGGTACGTGAGGCCGTGGCACGTCATCGCGGAGATTAG
- a CDS encoding NUDIX hydrolase has translation MTIAYDEALRKRIGAHLAGHERRAVTDPTKRHAAVAVVLVDSELGEDRVDPAPVDEWIGGRPMPEPGLDGRMVDVSGGAAFLLCRRTSRLSSHAAQWALPGGRLDPGENAIEAALRELDEEVGVSLPDSAVLGLLDDYPTRSGYVITPVVIWGGGRLDLRPSPDEVVAAYRVGLHQLQREDSPRFITIPESPRPVVQIPLGNDLIHAPTGAVLLQLRWLALEGRTDPVDELEQPVFAWK, from the coding sequence GTGACGATCGCCTACGACGAAGCCCTGCGGAAACGCATCGGGGCACATCTGGCGGGGCACGAGCGCCGCGCCGTGACCGATCCGACGAAGCGGCACGCGGCCGTCGCGGTGGTCCTGGTGGATTCCGAACTCGGAGAGGACCGGGTGGACCCGGCTCCGGTCGACGAGTGGATCGGCGGGCGGCCCATGCCGGAGCCCGGGCTCGACGGCCGCATGGTCGACGTGTCCGGCGGGGCGGCGTTTCTGTTGTGCCGCAGGACATCCCGGCTTTCGTCTCACGCCGCGCAGTGGGCGCTGCCAGGCGGCCGGCTGGATCCGGGCGAGAATGCGATCGAGGCCGCGCTGCGGGAACTCGATGAAGAGGTCGGGGTCAGCCTTCCCGATTCGGCGGTACTCGGCCTGCTCGATGACTATCCGACCCGGTCGGGATACGTCATCACTCCGGTGGTGATCTGGGGCGGCGGGCGGCTGGATCTGCGTCCGTCCCCTGACGAGGTGGTGGCGGCCTACCGGGTGGGGCTGCACCAGTTGCAGCGCGAGGATTCCCCGCGGTTCATCACGATCCCGGAGAGCCCGCGCCCGGTGGTGCAGATTCCGTTGGGCAACGATCTGATCCACGCACCGACCGGTGCGGTGTTGCTGCAGTTGCGCTGGTTGGCTCTGGAAGGCCGTACCGATCCGGTCGACGAACTCGAACAGCCGGTCTTCGCCTGGAAGTGA
- a CDS encoding TetR/AcrR family transcriptional regulator produces MSRTMSTMGIRESLIEESLQVLEESGPEALNARMLAKRIGASTMAVYTHFDGMPGLYEALVRESFIRFGEHLSRRPDTDDPVADLLASGLAYREYALTYPQRYRLMFGITSPSIALPVGRDVTVDGNPAELSEINSVYAQIPAFVQRCMDTGAIDEGDPVAVAAQIWTMMHGYVLAEIIGVFGTEGAGVSRVLAPHVTNLLVGLGGDRDRIQQSFQRLKPPETPPRPVSPVAPTVRRGRRTRSP; encoded by the coding sequence ATGTCCAGGACGATGTCGACCATGGGAATTCGCGAAAGCCTGATCGAGGAAAGCCTGCAGGTTCTCGAGGAGAGCGGGCCTGAGGCACTCAACGCGCGCATGCTGGCCAAGCGGATCGGCGCCTCCACCATGGCCGTCTACACCCACTTCGACGGCATGCCCGGCCTCTACGAGGCCCTGGTGCGGGAGTCCTTCATCCGCTTCGGCGAACATCTGAGCCGGCGCCCCGACACCGACGATCCAGTGGCCGACCTGCTCGCCTCCGGACTGGCCTACCGCGAGTACGCGCTGACCTACCCGCAGCGCTACCGGCTGATGTTCGGCATCACGTCTCCGTCCATCGCACTGCCCGTCGGCCGTGACGTCACCGTCGACGGCAATCCGGCGGAGCTGTCCGAGATCAACTCGGTATACGCCCAGATCCCGGCGTTCGTGCAGCGCTGCATGGACACCGGGGCCATCGACGAGGGCGATCCGGTGGCTGTCGCCGCCCAGATCTGGACCATGATGCACGGCTACGTGCTGGCCGAGATCATCGGCGTCTTCGGCACCGAGGGCGCCGGGGTCTCACGGGTACTCGCCCCGCACGTCACCAACCTTCTGGTCGGCCTCGGCGGCGATCGCGATCGGATCCAGCAATCTTTTCAGCGACTGAAGCCGCCTGAGACGCCACCACGTCCGGTATCGCCGGTGGCCCCCACCGTCCGCCGTGGCCGCCGGACCCGCAGCCCTTAG
- a CDS encoding zinc-dependent alcohol dehydrogenase, translating to MKAVTWHGRRDVRVDTVPDPEIQEPTDAIIEVTSTNICGSDLHLYEVLGAFMHPGDILGHEPMGIVREVGSAVGSLTVGERVVIPFQISCGHCFMCDQQLYTQCETTQVRDQGMGAALFGYSELYGQVPGGQAEYLRVPQAQFTHIKVPEGPPDSRFVYLSDVLPTAWQAVAYADIPDGGSVTVLGLGPIGDMAARIAAHLGYRVIAVDRIRERLARAEERGITTIDLSSLDESVGDAVRSMTDGRGTDSVIDAVGMEAHGSPVASTLQKMTALMPDAIAKPLMQTAGVDRLDAFYTAIDTVRRGGTISLIGVYGGMADPLPMLTLFDKQVQLRMGQANVKKWVGDILPLLGDDDPLGVDGFATHVLPLDEAPHGYDIFQKKEDGAVKIILRP from the coding sequence TTGAAAGCCGTTACCTGGCATGGCCGGCGGGACGTGCGGGTCGACACCGTGCCCGACCCCGAGATCCAAGAGCCGACCGACGCGATCATCGAGGTCACCTCGACCAACATCTGCGGCTCCGATCTACACCTTTACGAGGTGCTCGGTGCCTTCATGCATCCGGGCGACATCCTGGGCCACGAGCCGATGGGCATCGTTCGAGAGGTGGGTTCCGCCGTCGGCAGTCTGACGGTGGGTGAGCGGGTGGTCATCCCCTTCCAGATCTCGTGTGGGCACTGCTTCATGTGCGACCAGCAGCTCTACACCCAGTGCGAAACCACCCAGGTCCGAGACCAGGGCATGGGTGCGGCACTGTTCGGTTACTCGGAGCTCTACGGTCAGGTGCCCGGTGGCCAAGCCGAGTACCTGCGGGTGCCCCAGGCCCAGTTCACCCATATCAAAGTGCCTGAGGGACCGCCGGATTCGCGGTTCGTCTACCTTTCGGACGTGCTGCCCACGGCGTGGCAGGCCGTCGCGTACGCGGACATCCCCGATGGCGGCTCGGTGACGGTTCTCGGGCTCGGGCCGATCGGCGACATGGCCGCCCGCATCGCAGCGCATCTGGGCTATCGGGTGATCGCCGTGGACCGGATCCGCGAGCGGCTGGCCCGGGCCGAGGAGCGCGGCATCACCACCATCGACTTGAGCTCACTGGACGAATCGGTGGGCGATGCGGTGCGGTCGATGACCGACGGCCGAGGGACGGATTCGGTGATCGACGCCGTGGGCATGGAGGCGCACGGCTCACCGGTGGCCTCCACGCTGCAGAAGATGACGGCACTGATGCCCGATGCCATTGCCAAACCGCTGATGCAGACAGCCGGGGTGGATCGGCTCGACGCGTTCTACACCGCGATCGACACGGTGCGCCGCGGCGGCACCATTTCTCTGATCGGCGTCTACGGCGGCATGGCCGATCCACTGCCGATGCTGACGTTGTTCGACAAGCAGGTCCAGCTGCGGATGGGCCAGGCCAACGTCAAGAAGTGGGTGGGCGACATCCTGCCGTTGCTGGGCGACGACGACCCCTTGGGCGTCGACGGGTTCGCCACCCACGTGCTGCCGCTCGACGAAGCGCCGCACGGCTACGACATCTTCCAGAAGAAGGAGGACGGCGCCGTCAAGATCATCCTCAGGCCGTAG
- a CDS encoding DUF58 domain-containing protein — MGRYLDSAKAYAGRDIGGLLEGGRYALIHTRSLEFDELRPYVPGDDVRDIDWKATARSGHTLIKRFVSEKHHKVLVVADAGRNSCALAPSGEVKRSVALHLIGAIGLMTLPRSDEIAMVLGDHRGNVDIRLRRGETHIESMLHRFHHHATDHPGPSDILVQLEWVARHYRHRLLIFVVSDEPEVSDRLAEVLGSLTARHDVLWALVSDMPAVSAHRDAGRSYEVADGRPILAGLDQQVVEAYRQAEVQRREQLSEFLTQQRVPHARVTGSLRIRAALTAMTGVYARAG; from the coding sequence ATGGGCAGATATCTGGACTCCGCCAAGGCGTACGCCGGCCGCGACATCGGCGGGCTGCTCGAAGGCGGCCGGTACGCGCTGATCCACACCCGCAGCCTGGAATTCGACGAGCTGCGCCCCTACGTCCCGGGTGACGATGTCCGCGACATCGACTGGAAGGCCACCGCACGCTCTGGGCACACCCTGATCAAGCGGTTCGTCTCCGAGAAGCACCACAAGGTCCTGGTGGTCGCGGACGCCGGGCGCAACAGCTGCGCGCTGGCACCGTCGGGTGAGGTGAAAAGGAGTGTGGCCCTACACCTCATCGGTGCGATCGGGTTGATGACGCTGCCCCGGTCCGACGAGATCGCCATGGTTCTCGGTGACCATCGCGGCAATGTGGACATCCGGCTGCGCCGAGGCGAGACCCACATCGAGAGCATGCTGCACCGGTTTCACCACCACGCCACAGACCATCCCGGTCCGAGCGACATCCTGGTGCAGCTCGAGTGGGTGGCACGCCACTACCGCCACCGGCTGTTGATCTTCGTCGTTTCCGACGAACCGGAGGTCAGCGACCGGCTGGCCGAGGTGCTTGGTTCGTTGACCGCCCGCCACGACGTGCTGTGGGCGCTGGTCAGCGACATGCCGGCGGTGAGTGCACACCGCGACGCCGGTCGTAGCTACGAGGTCGCCGACGGCCGACCCATCCTGGCCGGTCTGGACCAGCAGGTCGTCGAGGCCTACCGGCAGGCCGAAGTGCAACGCCGCGAGCAACTTTCCGAGTTCCTGACCCAGCAGCGGGTTCCGCACGCCCGGGTGACCGGCAGCCTGCGGATCAGGGCGGCGTTGACCGCGATGACCGGGGTGTACGCCCGTGCCGGATGA
- a CDS encoding AAA family ATPase has protein sequence MTAPRLQADQRDAAEAQRIVGAVTSAFSARVVGQDHLRESMLVALLAGGHLLLESVPGLAKTTAARVVAESVDGSFRRIQCTPDLLPSDIIGTQIYDATSNSFATQLGPVHANIVLLDEINRSSAKTQSAMLEAMEERQTTIAGVEYPIPDPFLVIATQNPVDQEGTYPLSEAQTDRFMLKEIVGYPSIEDEVEIAARMDAGLYDRSHRAAPVVSIDDVRRVQDIVRSVYLDRALVEYAGRLVAVTREPGQHLPANLARVIEYGASPRATLAFCRTARALAVLRGRDHVVPDDIARLAHRVLRHRLILGFEAATARITPDIVVDAVLRAVQVP, from the coding sequence ATGACCGCACCGCGATTGCAGGCTGACCAGCGCGATGCCGCCGAAGCTCAGCGCATCGTGGGCGCGGTGACCTCGGCGTTCTCCGCGCGGGTGGTGGGCCAGGACCATTTGCGTGAATCGATGCTGGTCGCGCTGCTCGCCGGTGGACACCTGCTGCTCGAAAGTGTGCCGGGGCTGGCCAAGACCACCGCCGCTCGGGTGGTGGCCGAGTCCGTCGACGGCAGCTTCCGCCGTATCCAGTGCACACCCGACCTGTTGCCCAGCGACATCATCGGCACCCAGATCTACGACGCGACCAGCAACTCGTTCGCGACCCAACTGGGCCCGGTACACGCCAACATCGTGCTGCTCGACGAGATCAACCGATCCAGCGCCAAGACCCAGAGCGCGATGCTGGAGGCGATGGAGGAACGCCAGACCACGATCGCCGGCGTCGAATATCCCATCCCCGACCCGTTTCTCGTCATCGCCACCCAGAACCCGGTCGACCAGGAGGGCACCTATCCGCTGTCGGAGGCGCAGACCGACCGCTTCATGCTCAAGGAGATCGTCGGCTATCCCTCGATCGAGGACGAGGTGGAGATCGCCGCCCGGATGGATGCAGGCCTCTACGACCGCAGCCACCGGGCCGCACCGGTCGTCAGCATCGATGACGTGCGTCGCGTGCAGGACATCGTGCGGTCGGTGTATCTGGACCGCGCACTGGTCGAATACGCCGGCCGACTCGTCGCCGTCACCAGGGAGCCCGGACAGCACCTGCCTGCCAACCTGGCGCGGGTGATCGAGTACGGGGCCAGCCCGCGAGCCACCCTGGCGTTCTGCCGGACTGCGCGCGCTCTGGCCGTGCTGCGCGGGCGCGACCATGTGGTGCCCGACGACATCGCCCGGTTGGCCCACCGGGTGCTGCGACACCGGCTGATCCTCGGCTTCGAGGCCGCCACCGCCCGCATCACCCCCGACATCGTCGTCGACGCGGTGCTGCGCGCGGTCCAGGTCCCGTGA
- a CDS encoding VOC family protein — protein sequence MESQDLPAPATGLLLTHFLTVADVARSRAFYSDVLGGEVVIAEDPCIVKLANGWLIMNPGGGPTPDKPDVTLHPPTDPHTATSFLNIRVADIDACYREWSAKGAEFLTPPIDRKAEVRCYMRDPDGYLIEVGQMTGLLTGVHAGTGSAT from the coding sequence ATGGAAAGCCAGGACCTCCCGGCCCCCGCGACCGGGTTGTTGTTGACCCACTTCCTCACCGTCGCGGATGTGGCCCGATCACGGGCTTTCTACAGCGATGTGCTCGGTGGTGAGGTGGTGATCGCCGAGGACCCGTGCATCGTCAAGCTCGCCAACGGCTGGCTGATCATGAACCCCGGCGGCGGGCCCACGCCCGACAAACCGGACGTGACGCTGCACCCGCCGACCGATCCGCACACCGCGACCAGCTTTTTGAACATCCGGGTGGCCGACATCGACGCGTGTTACCGCGAATGGAGTGCCAAGGGTGCGGAGTTCCTGACCCCGCCCATCGACCGGAAGGCCGAAGTGCGTTGCTACATGCGGGATCCGGATGGCTACCTCATCGAGGTGGGACAGATGACCGGTCTGCTGACCGGTGTTCACGCCGGCACCGGCTCGGCGACCTGA
- a CDS encoding flavin reductase family protein: protein MFVVTAQGQDGPAGCLVGFTTQASIDPPRFLVGISKQNHTFAAAESATHLGVHLLARGDLELARWFGGQTGDEVDKFADCRWHPGPTGTPILDASPAWFVGAKLDRFDLGDHVGYLLNPVAGQAPDEPQPWVDLTDVADLKPGHDA from the coding sequence ATGTTCGTCGTGACGGCACAAGGTCAGGACGGGCCGGCGGGTTGTCTGGTCGGTTTCACCACACAGGCCAGCATCGATCCGCCCCGGTTCCTGGTCGGCATCTCGAAGCAGAACCACACCTTCGCCGCCGCGGAATCAGCCACCCACCTGGGAGTGCACCTGTTGGCCCGTGGCGACCTGGAGCTGGCCCGGTGGTTCGGCGGGCAGACGGGTGACGAGGTCGACAAATTCGCCGATTGCCGCTGGCATCCCGGCCCGACCGGGACCCCGATCCTCGATGCCTCGCCGGCCTGGTTCGTCGGCGCCAAACTCGACCGTTTCGACCTCGGTGACCACGTGGGATATCTCCTGAATCCGGTGGCCGGTCAGGCGCCCGACGAGCCGCAGCCGTGGGTCGACCTCACCGACGTGGCCGACCTCAAGCCAGGCCACGACGCCTGA
- a CDS encoding nuclear transport factor 2 family protein: MTSQVLDELLHIERAGWDSLCESTGADFYGELMLPEAVMVLANGTVMDRNTVVAALSESPPWRAYELSGVHVIVLDDDNAVLVYTGTAYRDEEEPAFVGAMSSVYHRVDGAWKLALYQQTRKPDQ, encoded by the coding sequence GTGACCAGCCAAGTTCTCGACGAACTCCTGCACATCGAGCGTGCCGGGTGGGATTCGTTGTGCGAGTCGACCGGCGCGGATTTCTACGGCGAGCTGATGTTGCCCGAGGCCGTCATGGTGCTCGCCAACGGCACGGTGATGGACCGCAACACCGTGGTGGCCGCATTGTCCGAATCACCGCCGTGGCGTGCCTACGAGCTCAGTGGCGTGCACGTGATCGTCCTCGACGACGACAACGCCGTCCTGGTCTACACGGGCACGGCCTACCGCGACGAGGAGGAGCCCGCGTTCGTCGGCGCCATGTCCAGCGTCTATCACCGGGTCGACGGCGCCTGGAAGCTGGCGCTGTATCAGCAGACCCGCAAGCCGGACCAGTAG